Proteins encoded together in one Meles meles chromosome 7, mMelMel3.1 paternal haplotype, whole genome shotgun sequence window:
- the ART4 gene encoding ecto-ADP-ribosyltransferase 4, whose translation MNKKVLAETHPEEKAEPLFHSEVARAGRICNTNEYRPLTNRGRRNLTTTTTTTAAPKMRIWLLPPGPLPLLLLFSGLHTPTWSSTVAVNIDFDLAPDSFDDQYQGCSPQVMEKLSQGDYFTKEIEAHRDYHGVWKKAHLTWLNKAKDLPKNMNITHVLAILVYTSNNSVHTSFTRAMANAGRSPQHYERSFHFKYLHYYLTSAIQLLRKEMVMKNDSLCFEVYHKMKGINLEAYSGATIRFGQFLSTSFLKEEAQKFGNQTLFTIFTCLGAPIPEDSRRKEVLVPPYELFKVVNMSHHPGGNWLQLRSAGNVSTYNCQLLKGSSKKYNPAPAVIASLSILTSVITSPKSGV comes from the exons ATGAACAAGAAAGTTCTTGCTGAGACTCACCCAGAGGAGAAGGCTGAGCCCTTATTTCACAGTGAAGTGGCAAGAGCGGGAAGGATTTGTAACACAAACGAATATCGACCACTGAccaacagaggcagaaggaatCTCACAACTACTACAACTACTACCGCAGCGCCCAAGATGAGAATCTGGCTCCTCCCCCCCGGGCCGCTTCCTCTCCTACTGTTGTTCTCTGGCCTGCACACACCCACCTGGAGTTCTACG gtTGCAGTTAACATCGACTTTGACTTGGCACCAGATTCCTTTGATGATCAGTACCAAGGCTGTAGCCCACAAGTCATGGAGAAGCTAAGCCAAGGGGACTATTTcacaaaagaaatagaagcacATAGAGATTACCACGGGGTCTGGAAGAAAGCCCACTTAACCTGGCTGAACAAAGCCAAAGATCTCCCCAAGAACATGAATATTACACATGTTCTGGCCATCTTGGTTTACACATCAAACAACAGTGTCCACACAAGCTTCACCAGAGCCATGGCCAATGCTGGGAGGTCTCCACAGCATTATGAACGTTCATTCCATTTCAAGTACCTACACTACTACCTGACCTCAGCGATCCAGCTGCTACGGAAAGAAATGGTCATGAAGAATGACTCTCTGTGCTTTGAGGTGTACCATAAGATGAAGGGTATCAATTTGGAAGCCTACAGTGGTGCCACCATCCGATTCGGCCAATTCCTCTCCACCTCGTTCCTAAAAGAAGAGGCACAGAAGTTTGGGAACCAAACTCTATTTACCATATTTACCTGCCTGGGTGCACCTATACCAGAAGACTCTCGCAGGAAGGAGGTCCTGGTCCCTCCCTATGAGTTGTTCAAAGTTGTAAATATGAGCCATCATCCAGGAGGAAATTGGTTGCAGTTGCGATCCGCTGGGAACGTGAGCACATACAACTGTCAGCTGCTAAAAG